TCGCTCCTCCCGCCGCCACGAGTTCCATGGTTACGCGCGCTTTCATGTCCGGCCCCGCGTAAAAGAAGGCCTCATGGGATTTTGTCAGAATGGCGGTTGCGTCCTTCTCCTCGGCCGGAGCCGGGGGAGTGATCAGCGCAAGGGTTAATCCGATGAGAATGGGGGTCTTCATTTGGTTCCTCCTGGAAAAAGCCAGCTTTGCAAAATCGTAATCAAGGCCGGCAGATAAAGAATGGTCATCAGCGCGCTCACCGTCATCATGCTCACGATGAACGCTCCGACGGTGATATAGGGGGTCAGCGGCGCAAAGAGCATTACGGAAAAAGCCGAAGCGAAGAGGACCGCGTTTCTTAAGATCCCTTTTCCGGGACGTGCCGCGGTCCACAGCAAGGCTTGGGCGATGTCGTCGGAACTCTCCTTAAGCCTCTGGCGGAACCGGCCGATAAAGTGAATCGCGAAGTCGACAGCCATTCCGAGGCTCAGGGAGGAAAGGACCGAGATCGGCATATCGAAGTCTTTCCCGATCCACCCGACCACGCCGTAAATCA
The sequence above is a segment of the Bdellovibrionota bacterium genome. Coding sequences within it:
- a CDS encoding MMPL family transporter yields the protein IYGVVGWIGKDFDMPISVLSSLSLGMAVDFAIHFIGRFRQRLKESSDDIAQALLWTAARPGKGILRNAVLFASAFSVMLFAPLTPYITVGAFIVSMMTVSALMTILYLPALITILQSWLFPGGTK